A part of Anolis sagrei isolate rAnoSag1 chromosome 3, rAnoSag1.mat, whole genome shotgun sequence genomic DNA contains:
- the LOC132772063 gene encoding uncharacterized protein translates to MKHHTLQFYGWQVSSLLISVWSGVYAGIGNATQENTAVSSILSSTTHNVVFHTKKMTPEPWNIFVSQSPSREKAKVGETVALGCHFHGSHDPSLRNLTVKWYKQDEKGQRDLMENNVTVVANSTRIFMTGDLSQGDATLTIINVTTSDHGTYFCQVILSNGEEVTGDGTKLRIQRAMGLFGIEESIGTIIGVLAASIGGLVVLIIVVTPYLRKCPPCAKATHQA, encoded by the exons GGGTTTATGCTGGTATTGGAAATGCAACACAGGAAAACACAGCGGTCTCAAGTATTTTGTCATCCACCACCCACAATGTTGTGTTTCATACAAAGAAAATGACACCTGAACCATGGAATATATTTGTGTCTCAGAGCCCCAGCAGAGAAAAAGCCAAAGTGGGTGAAACGGTGGCCCTTGGATGCCACTTCCATGGTTCTCATGATCCATCATTAAGAAACCTAACCGTGAAGTGGTACAAGCAGGATGAGAAAGGGCAGAGGGACCTCATGGAGAACAATGTCACTGTTGTGGCAAACAGCACACGGATCTTCATGACAGGGGATTTATCTCAAGGTGATGCAACCTTGACTATCATAAATGTCACCACCAGTGATCATGGGACTTATTTCTGCCAGGTGATTCTTTCCAATGGAGAAGAAGTGACTGGTGATGGCACAAAGCTCAGAATCCAGAGAGCAATGG GGTTGTTTGGTATAGAAGAGTCCATCGGAACTATCATTGGCGTGCTGGCGGCCAGCATTGGAGGCCTGGTTGTTCTGATCATAGTTGTAACTCCTTATCTAAGAAAGTGTCCTCCGTGTGCCAAAGCCACACACCAAG cATAA
- the LOC132772061 gene encoding claudin domain-containing protein 1-like isoform X1, producing the protein MSDNHFATALVIACILSFNSTIFLAASIGTDVWFEYCNPSSPENISMSPCDEVFRENTNEDLYTEALYQWNGTIGLWQRCITIPENSYWCNSTGEMVTKCVSFSLSDQFMEKYNDPRNPNSGSDMIRTYLWRLQFFLPFASLGLMCFGIVIGVCICACFSLYPTITAGVLHFLGGLCTLGAVGCYAAGIELLHKKLNHISVPGQFGWSFCLACVSAPLQFMAAALFIWAAHNNRKAFTLLKAYHVA; encoded by the exons ATGAGTGATAACCATTTTGCTACCGCTCTGGTAATCGCCTGCATCCTCAGCTTTAATTCCACCATCTTCTTGGCTGCCTCAATTGGCACAGATGTTTGGTTTGAATACTGCAACCCTTCATCTCCTGAAAACATCAGTATGTCTCCTTGTGATGAAGTCTTCAGAGAAAATACAAATGAAGACTTGTATACAGAAGCTCTCTATCAATGGAATGGTACCATTGGACTGTGGCAAAGGTGTATCACCATACCTGAAAACTCTTACTGGTGCAACTCAACAG GTGAGATGGTCACAAAGTGTGTCAGTTTTTCTCTTTCGGATCAATTCATGGAAAAATATAATGaccccaggaatcctaacagtgGCAGTGATATGATACGGACCT ATCTGTGGCGCTTGCAGTTCTTTCTGCCCTTTGCCAGCCTTGGACTCATGTGTTTTGGGATTGTCATTGGAGTATGTATTTGTGCCTGTTTTAGTCTCTACCCTACCATTACCGCTGGAGTCCTCCACTTCCTAGGAG GTCtgtgcacactgggtgcagttggGTGCTATGCAGCTGGAATTGAGTTGCTCCACAAGAAGCTAAACCACATTTCCGTGCCAGGCCAGTTTGGCTGGTCCTTCTGTCTGGCTTGTGTCTCAGCACCTTTGCAATTTATGGCAGCTGCCCTTTTCATATGGGCTGCACATAACAACAGGAAAGCATTCACACTCTTGAAAGCCTATCATGTGGCCTAG
- the LOC132772061 gene encoding claudin domain-containing protein 1-like isoform X2, which yields MVTKCVSFSLSDQFMEKYNDPRNPNSGSDMIRTYLWRLQFFLPFASLGLMCFGIVIGVCICACFSLYPTITAGVLHFLGGLCTLGAVGCYAAGIELLHKKLNHISVPGQFGWSFCLACVSAPLQFMAAALFIWAAHNNRKAFTLLKAYHVA from the exons ATGGTCACAAAGTGTGTCAGTTTTTCTCTTTCGGATCAATTCATGGAAAAATATAATGaccccaggaatcctaacagtgGCAGTGATATGATACGGACCT ATCTGTGGCGCTTGCAGTTCTTTCTGCCCTTTGCCAGCCTTGGACTCATGTGTTTTGGGATTGTCATTGGAGTATGTATTTGTGCCTGTTTTAGTCTCTACCCTACCATTACCGCTGGAGTCCTCCACTTCCTAGGAG GTCtgtgcacactgggtgcagttggGTGCTATGCAGCTGGAATTGAGTTGCTCCACAAGAAGCTAAACCACATTTCCGTGCCAGGCCAGTTTGGCTGGTCCTTCTGTCTGGCTTGTGTCTCAGCACCTTTGCAATTTATGGCAGCTGCCCTTTTCATATGGGCTGCACATAACAACAGGAAAGCATTCACACTCTTGAAAGCCTATCATGTGGCCTAG
- the LOC132772064 gene encoding phospholipase A2-like: MEARLVTLLLFPTVWNSVLGKTHSLHKRGIIELSGALQCTTGRFALMYLGYGCYCGQGGRGWPKDETDWCCHAHDCCYGFAQEQGCSPMIRRYKWTCKDNHVICDPTLDRCQKLMCQCDRDAAKCWRSSNFNQQYAFWPNVFCGRTYPVCGYKRH, from the exons ATGGAAGCCCGGCTGGTGACCCTGCTGCTGTTTCCGACAG TTTGGAATAGTGTTCTTGGAAAGACCCATTCTTTACACAAAAGAGGAATCATTGAATTGTCTGGAGCCTTACAATGCACCACAGGCCGTTTTGCTTTGATGTATCTAGGTTATGGGTGCTACTGTGgccaaggaggaagaggatggcCCAAGGACGAAACAGACTG GTGCTGCCATGCCCATGACTGCTGTTACGGCTTTGCACAGGAACAAGGCTGTAGTCCTATGATACGCAGATACAAATGGACTTGTAAGGACAATCATGTAATATGTG ATCCAACACTGGACAGATGCCAAAAATTAATGTGCCAGTGTGACAGAGATGCAGCCAAGTGCTGGAGATCTTCAAATTTTAACCAGCAATATGCCTTCTGGCCTAATGTTTTTTGTGGCCGCACTTATCCTGTCTGTGGCTATAAAAGACACTGA